The Deltaproteobacteria bacterium genome segment CCAGGGCGCTGGGGATGATCCGGGAGCGGATGATCTGCGCCACAGAACTGGCAGCCGCCTCTATCTTTTCAAAGATAGCCAGCAATGTCCCCCTCGCCTCAGGAAAGGGAAGGAGTTTCAGGATAACCTTGGTCACAATCCCCAAGGTCCCCTCTGAGCCCACAAAGAGCTTGGTCAAGTCATAACCCACCACCCCCTTCATGGTCCGGGTACCTGTTTCGATGATCTCTCCTGTGGGCAGTACCACCTCCAGACCCAGGACATAGTCCTTCATCACCCCATATTTCACGGCCCGAGGTCCACCAGCACACTCAGCCACATTCCCTCCTATGGTAGAGTACTTATAACTGGCTGGATCAGGAGGGAAAAAGAGGCCAAGACCCTCCACCTCCTGTTGAAGATCGTAGTTGATCACTCCGGGTTCCACCACAGCGATCAACTCATCCAGGTCAACCTCCAGGATCTTATCAAACTTGGTCATAACTACCACCACACCCCCTGCCACCGGAGTGGCCCCCCCAGTCATCCCAGAACCCGCCCCCCTGGGAATCACCGGGAAGCCGTGCTCATTGGCCAGGACCATGATCCGGGAGACCTGCTCGGGGGTGCGGGGAAAGACCGCCAGATCGGGCAGGGGGCCAGTAGTCTTGGCATCATAGGAGTAACAGACCCTGTCCTCCTCGGCCCACATGACACCTTCTGAACCGATCACCTTTTCTATCTCCCTAATAACCCCCTCTGACAACATAAAAGATCCTCAATGAAAATTCTATAGTAAAAGGACATAACCTGCGGTGTATTCTATGCGGGATCGCAGCATATTTATATACCCTTGGGCGGTCTTTTAAGAACTTTGGGCACTATAAATATAATGGTTATGACCGTAACGATCAAAAACCCAAGTGAAATAGGGTGGGTCAAAAAAATGCTCACATTTCCATCAGACATAATCAGTGCCTGTCGCAGCGCGTTTTCCAGCATAGGCCCCAGTACAAAGGCAATAAGTAGAGGGGCTAGAGGGTAGTCGAATTTCCTCATCACATAGCCCAGGATTCCGAAAAAGAACATAGCTTGCACGTCGAAAAGGCTGTTATCGACGGCATACGTTCCGACAAAGCACAGCAGAAGGATAATAGGGTAGATAATGGCCTCAGGGACTTTGAAGATGTTTCTGGCTGCCCTTATTGAAAGGCTGCCGATGACCAGGTTGCCCAGATTACACACCATCAATCCAATGAAAAGGGCATATATGATATTCCCGTGTTCTTGAAACAGCATGGGGCCAGGCGCTATACCTTGGATCATAAAGGCACCCAAAAGGACCGCTGTTACTATGTCTCCCGGTATGCCCAAGCTAAGAAGGGGAATGAGGGTGGCACCGCAAACGGCACTATTTCCCGACTCAGCGGCTGCAACTCCTTCTAGTTCTCCCTCACCAAATCTTTCGGGATGTTTTGATCCCCTCTGGGCCATTCCATAGTTCAAAAAGGCGGTTATGGTGGACCCAAGCCCTGGTATGGCACCAATAAAAGTACCTAATGCTGTTCCACGAAATATAGTGTGTAAGCACCCACGCATTTCTGACCAGGATATCTTGTTGTCCTCTGGGCGATCTGAGTATTTGAGTGCCATCTGCTGGAGCTTGTCTTTTACTTTGATCTCTACCCTCACGAGTATCTCAGAGATGGCGAAAAGCCCTATCAACATGGGTATTAGACCAATCCCCTTCAGGATTTCTATGTAACCAAAACTGAACCGCGAAGTGCCAGCTACTGGGTCCATACCAACAGTGGCGAAAAGTATCCCCAGTGTAGCAGCAACAAACCCCTTGAGTAGAGATTTGCCCGAAACAGCAGCGATGATGGTGAGAGAAAATAAGACTAAGGAGAAGATCTCAGGGGGGCCGAATTTCAATGCGAGCATGGCTAAGGGAGGAGCTACAAGGATAAGAACAATATCACTGGAGGTGTCCGCCATTACCGAGGAGTACAAGGCCATTTTCAAGGCCTTGAGGGCCTGGCCCTTCTGAGACATGGGAAAACCATCAAGAACTGTGGCCGAGGCGGCTGGAGTTCCCGGAGTGTTTATCAGTATGGCCGAGACTGATCCACCAAACATCCCTCCCTTATAAACCCCCAAAAGCATAGCGATGGCGGGGATTGGATCCATTTTAAAGGTTAAGGGTACCATGAGGGCTGTCGCCATCGTGACGGTAAGACCTGGTATGGAGCCTATAACAATACCCACAGCCACCCCTAACAGGGCAAACATTACATTCTGCCATGTGAGCATCAGTTGTAACCCTATGAGGAATTGCTCCAACATCCCTTACCTCTTTTTACTAAAATTTAGTTAAAGAGGA includes the following:
- a CDS encoding FAD-binding protein; amino-acid sequence: MLSEGVIREIEKVIGSEGVMWAEEDRVCYSYDAKTTGPLPDLAVFPRTPEQVSRIMVLANEHGFPVIPRGAGSGMTGGATPVAGGVVVVMTKFDKILEVDLDELIAVVEPGVINYDLQQEVEGLGLFFPPDPASYKYSTIGGNVAECAGGPRAVKYGVMKDYVLGLEVVLPTGEIIETGTRTMKGVVGYDLTKLFVGSEGTLGIVTKVILKLLPFPEARGTLLAIFEKIEAAASSVAQIIRSRIIPSALEFMDNSSLRCAEAYLGAGLPTDAGGFLLIEVDGPQKAVDDQVKMIEEICWAQGAREVRAAENLQEVERLWELRRCLSQASYALNPVKVNEDVTVPRSKIPALVKGVEEIARREGLQIMCFGHAGDGNIHVSIMIGRGEEEMRRAEGAVEEIFKLTLDLKGTLSGEHGVGITKAPYIGMEISPAALEAMKRIKKALDPKGILNPGKIFP
- a CDS encoding tripartite tricarboxylate transporter permease, with amino-acid sequence MLEQFLIGLQLMLTWQNVMFALLGVAVGIVIGSIPGLTVTMATALMVPLTFKMDPIPAIAMLLGVYKGGMFGGSVSAILINTPGTPAASATVLDGFPMSQKGQALKALKMALYSSVMADTSSDIVLILVAPPLAMLALKFGPPEIFSLVLFSLTIIAAVSGKSLLKGFVAATLGILFATVGMDPVAGTSRFSFGYIEILKGIGLIPMLIGLFAISEILVRVEIKVKDKLQQMALKYSDRPEDNKISWSEMRGCLHTIFRGTALGTFIGAIPGLGSTITAFLNYGMAQRGSKHPERFGEGELEGVAAAESGNSAVCGATLIPLLSLGIPGDIVTAVLLGAFMIQGIAPGPMLFQEHGNIIYALFIGLMVCNLGNLVIGSLSIRAARNIFKVPEAIIYPIILLLCFVGTYAVDNSLFDVQAMFFFGILGYVMRKFDYPLAPLLIAFVLGPMLENALRQALIMSDGNVSIFLTHPISLGFLIVTVITIIFIVPKVLKRPPKGI